The window AACAAGTGAGACACCGCTGTGCTTTACTGAGTGCGATCATTTGGAAGGATGTTTGGAAATTGCAAAATATATGTTAATTTGGTATGTGGTTTCTCCCTTTCAGGCCATCAAAGTGGTCCAGTACAACATCAACACAGAAGAGCTTTATGTCATCCTCAAAGAGTTtatccatatactgtacttcAGGTGAGAGTCAGTCTGTAAgcaagtgtttaaaaaaaagttactacGGTATGTGTTCAGCaactaaacaaaagaaacacgctgAGCAGTCATATACGGGGTGGTTCTAATActgtaatgaatgaataagtTATTGTAGGTTTTGACCtacaaaaatggccaaaaatttGGAACATACCTTATACAGAACATGTGTTTACCTTTCACCAAATCAAAGTTTGTCTTCCTATTTCTCTCAATCAGACACCTGCTGGTGAACCCTCGTGACAGAAGAGTGGTCATCATCGAGTCCATCCTCTGCCCTTCTCACTTCAGGGAGACTCTCACCAAGGTTTTCTTCAAACAGTTTGAGGTACCACAATCAAGCACCTCAGTGCTTTATGAAAACTGCAGATCATGTTTGGAATAAGTTTTAATGTGGCACATATATCACTGATGTGACAAACTAACTTAGTTTTCACCCAGGGCAATATTCTCTGAGTAACTTGCAATAAACtcttattttaaactgaatgatTACTCCATTGCtccaaaaaatgtgattaatttgAGGATATTGAGAATTTGTTTGTATGCAGAtggtaaattgttttttaaatattagcaTTAAATTTCTGCATGtgataaaatgttcatttagaTGTTACTTGTTAGTCAAATGTGCCTCATACATATAAACAAATCTGAGcctcattttgatatttattttatttttgaagttgTAGTTTCAAAAATCTTTACATCTTCACAGGGTTTGAAAGTTGTGAAGGACAGAAAAGGACAAATCACACAAAAGTTTTCACAACACTCTTTTAACTAAAAAGACATTACTAATAATAAGAGAAAACTGCAGTCTGTAGGATGCGTTCTGAGGTTTAACTCTGTGTTTGATGGTGTTTCCCAGGTGCCCTCTGTGCTGTTTGCCCCGAGTCACCTCATGGCCATCATGACTTTGGGCATCAGCTCTGCCCTGGTGATGGACTGTGGCCACACGGAGACACTGGTGCTGCCTGTATCCTTTTCCTCCTTATCTTGTAATCTTTTGACTTAAAGGGATAAAGCTAGGGTTATGTgattgtttgctttgttgcaaGGAGGTACATGATAAGATTGATATTAGATTAATGTCTTTGTGATAAATATAGAGAATGTGCTGTCCAGGATGTGTTTAGCCTAACGCAGAACAAAGATGCCTCCCAAAATTGTCTTATTCACATCTTGCGTCTTGTTAGGTAGGAAGGTAGTCACCAGTCCAagaaagtggatttttttttagtaaaaggGTAACAAAGATAACCATTAAGGGCAGTAGTCATGAGAGGTTTTCTGCTCAATTGTTGAAATATAGTACGTCAGTAAGTTGCTCTCATGCATAAGCTAAGTCATTGTCGAACCTCaatgtctaatttttttttctacatttttaaatgatgcaGGGTGTAATGGTTGGAAGGGATCTGTGACAGAGGTAGGTCGGCTAGTTCCCCTTTATTAGCTAAACACATCTTGGGccactctctctctgactgtgaaGCTTACCCCCACATCATAGATTGCTGatttcctatttttattttattgtgatatTTCTGAATTCGTACATGCAAAATGGCGTGTATATTGACATTTAGATTGGGGTTCACGTCTTACCTTAACTGTGAAATCAGGTTTATGAGTGCACTCCTATTCTGCCGGCTTGGGAAGCTTTGCCTTTGGGAGGGAAAGCTATCCATAAGTAAGCAAGCGCTAACAGATTGAAGAGGAGAGTGTGACTTTGCATGTCGGTTTACTACTTTGTGACCACTTGGCTGTAAAAAGAACACTTCAATTTCACACTTTCTTGCGTGATGATTGAAAATCTTGTGACTGCAGTatggaacttttttttgtgcttgtctTTACCCCCATAActgcatgtgtctgtatttattgtAGAGAATTAGATGGACTTCTTGTGGAACAGTGCACTGTGGACACAGACACTACTACTGGGCAGAGTGTACCAGCTGTCATTggtaattacagaaaaataccacacaccatctgtctttgtcttttaaatggATAAACTTGTAACTCTAATTTGgactgctgattttttttttttttttacaacgcAGAAAGCGAGAGAATACAATGGCTCTGACCCGTTATGCGCCATTGACTATTCATAAGAGgaacttgtttctgttttacatttgagtGAATCCCTTTCTCAATTTGTGAattatacatatgcatacagtCTATTTTAGAGCTTTCTCTCCACACTTTTTCTTGATGGAGGAAACTGGATTATAGTGTTGAGCTTTTAGATCTACAGCTGCAGTAGCGTGCGAGGGGCTACATGTATATACATCAATAATTAAGACAGACAGCAGGCCGATTCAATAGACTGGACTGCTGAACAAACTGCATTTCTGCAGTAAGCACAGAAGATTTTGATTCCGAAAATGTGTTCCACAAAACCTGATGAGCatacaggattttaaaattgtCAATATGGCAATAACTACAAAAACACGACCAAAAAGCTCCTTTTTTCAatagtgttgatttttttttgtttttttcccctcctgaAGAGAATCATTGTTTCTGGAACGTGGACTTGTTTTACACCAAGCAGTCATACTCAATACTTGTCCTTTGCTGCAGTGTCAGCTCATACTTTCCCAACCGCTGATTCAGCCCATTATAAATCTTACTTGGAAGTGAAATGGGGGTGATGGCTGATTTGTTGAATAAGGGAACCAAAGAAAATTAAGTTTCACTTAATTTCTTATGTCCCTTTCTTATGTTTTCCTCAGGGACCATCCCAGAGGAGACTGTGGAGGACATAAAGGGTAGGTTTGACTGTTTTCAGGTTACTTTGGCAGCCTATTGTAGTTTTCTACTTGGTAACCACCATTTGTAGGCTGCAGCCCTTTATGTTGACACaagaaaaggtttatttttagtCTAATTTAAATTATGTCTGCAAGAAAATCCTCTAGGTTGCACAAAACTatggtttaaatttttttattttgtttggttgtcTATTGAAACACGACCAGAGGAGTAGGAGCAGCATTTCAgagttattttctttctttccttttatgaTTCCATTAATTTACTTTGTTTAATTGTGATTCGAAAACATAATTTAGTTGGATTGTGCTGCCAAAATAGCCCTATGCCAATTATATAATAAAAGCTTTCTTTtctggctttgttttgtttccttcagtCAGAACATGTTTTGTCAGTGACCTACAGAGAGGCCTCAATATCCAAGAAGCCAAATTTAACCTGGATGGAACAGCAGAGGTGAATGAAATGTTTGTAAACAGGTGTACCTCACTTATCTTCAATCTGTAAACCAATGTTTGCATAAATGTATTGCtgtaatttttacaaaaaatctTCTTTCTCTTGAACGTGTTTGTAGCGTCCAGCCCCTCCTCCAGACGTTGATTATCCTCTGGATGGGGAGAAAATCCTGCACGTCAAAGGATCAATCAGGTAGTTCATCAAAATATGCGCTTTAAATCTGATGTTTGCTTTCCTATTTCTTAATTTTCCATATATCTCTTTGAAAGCTAGAAAGTCTTACAATTCAGGATTTTAGTCTAGGCTGTGTTTGAATTTATGAACGAGTGTCTAATTTTTGTGTCTTCCCAGAATCTTTgctgttctttctctctgtaggAAATTTGGTTGTGACTCATTagatcttttccttttttttctaggGACTCTGTAATGGAGATTCTGTTTGAACAGGACAATGAGGAGAAGAGCGTGGCCTCTCTGATACTTGACGCTCTGGTCAAGGTAGAGACAAGATATTCATTCTGTATGATGTTCAGATGTTATGTTTATGAGCAATCACATTGCTCATAAACATAATCTCATCAGTTTGACTTAGTTTATGTCGAAATATCTTGCTTTAAACTTTCAGTGTCTTCGGCAGGAGAAATGCAGCAGCCCTATTTCTCTCTCCATATTATACAGCTATGGAGCTGAGTGTACAGTTTGACTTAGTGCGGTTGCTATGGTGACACCCACGGCTGTGGCCATTCCATATAActgacagcagttttttttgtttgcggGGGGGGTCAGGTCAGCCCAGGAAAGCCTAGTTAATCTCAAAAAGTACAGCTGCACTAGAGATTACACAGCTGCAGACTTTGACTGAAACAGCATTATGTTGAAACCCCTATCAGTGCAGTACTCTACTCAGGATGTATTGAAACACGGCAGCTCCCTTGAGGCATCAGCAGAGCTCTGCGCACAGAAGAAGGCACTGCACTCAAACTGCCTGTAGCAATTTTAATCCACCATATTTTGTCTTAGTATGCAACTGTTTAATCAGAAAGTGCCGTTCTCCTGCCTCATCTTTTTTCCTACAGCACTGATATGTTAGTAGAGGCTGATGATCGTCTAAACTTTTCTTTACTGATATGGAATGatggtgtaaaataaataaattgaagaAGTAATCCATTGCACATTTCCCTGGACACAAAGAAAGGGCTTTAGACATAAAAGCCAGATTCTTCATTGCATTTACCCTCTGAACATAAAAGATGATACCTgtgaaatgatttaatttgGTAAATGCGCGTATGTCTTTAGTGCCCGATCGACACCCGTAAAGTGCTCTCTGAGAACCTGGTGGTAATCGGAGGCACGGCCATGCTGCCAGGCTTCCTGCACCGTCTGCTGGCAGAGATACGCCTCCTGGTGGAGAAACCCAAGTACAGTGACGTGTTAGCCAGCAAGAGCTTCCGTATACACGCTCCACCTGCCAAGCCCAACTGCACCGCCTGGCTCGGAGGTCagatatgattttgtttttaaatatttatcactCACTTACTGAACTGAAGGCTTTCAGATTGagcaaaatagaaaaaggaaaaaaaagacattgtagATAAATATTTCTCCAGCATCAGCACACTTCAAACACCATAATATCAGCCTTTTCCAGAGGATTTAGTGAAAATAAAGGGCCTCtcttatatcattttaaaacccATCTGTAAATTCATATTGTCATCTGCTCAACAGGTGCAGTCTTCGGGGCCCTGCAGGACATCCTGGGCAGCAGGTCGGTGTCCCGGGACTACTACAACCAGACAGGTCGCATCCCAGACTGGTGCTGCTTGAGCTCCCCTCCTCCTGAGTCTCTGTATGAAGCAGGAAAGACCCCTCCTCCACTAATGAAGAGAGCGTTCTCCACAGAGAAGTAGAATATGCTGTAACATAATTGTAATAATGTACTCTCCTTCTACCTGATAGAACAAGTCCAGTAATCTTTAATGCAACATCTCAACACATATCTTGTCAATGTGTTAAAACTACACAAACAGCTCTAGGTGTTTTTAATGTCTAGTAGTCACACCTAAGTTTTTGTATCCAATGATTGTGGACAGACACAACAGATATCGGGATTTTAGGCGGTTAAACTGATATGCAGCCATGTCTTCTGTTGAAGTCTCATTGAGTAAGGTACTGAACCTTTACGTGCTTACTGTCATTCTCATTCcagtttattctgttttttcttgaaaaaacacattatattcAGCAGAAATGTTTCACATGACTACCAAGTAGGGCTTTATTCATCCATTTGtcaacaaaactacaaaaaatgttGCTAAGCTTTGGAGAAAGCtgaaattatttcagtgtgGTGGATGATAAAGTGTGGAAATCTCACTTTGACGGTGATACcccatgtttttcaaaaaaaagaaaaaccgttggatttatttattatttgtactTAACCATGTAAAGTTGTTTTAAACGCATTAAAAGccctgcacactcacacaggtgtTCTCGGTTGCTCATGCTAATGAGCATCTTGTCAGATTAAAGTTGCAGTTAAAAGAACAAAGGTGTAAATTGTCCTGCTCAATCAGATGCATCAAATGGTTCACCAACCTAGAATAGTTACCTTTTATTATAAGAGTGCTGCCTGTTTTATCAGGCCTCACCTCATTCTGAATTTCTTAACAACATGTAGGAGGAAACTCTGGAGGTTGCCACAGCAtcactttaaatgtaaatacaccTTACACAAAGGaaggtatatacagtatctcacTATATCCATAGTTAGTGGGGAGCCAAATGTGTCTTTGTAAGCCTGAGTTACCACCACTTTCAGTGAAACTAGCTATTTTCTCTCCAGAGCCATAGATACGATAACAGTGAGAACACATTGAATGacacatttgttttcagcaCTGTGTAGGTTATTTCCTTGTTCAGCCCAGCCCTAATGTGCTGTTAATGTCTGTATGTGTCCCAGAAAGGAGTTGCATCTGTTTTGCCTTTTGGGTCACATTCATCACTCAGTATTGGTCCGGCTGGTTACTGTGGGCTTGGGAACCAGTAGCAATACCCACAATGCATCTGCAGCACAAGACTGGCAAAAAAGTCTGGGAAAATGGAGACAGTTTGGGTTGTGATCACAGGCATAAAAATAGGCATAAATGTAGAGTGGTGGAGATCCAAAGACGTCAGTGATTAAACTAAAGATTAATGGTAGgaggtgtgtatgtttgtctcctctgtctccttcagTGACAACAAAAAGCCTAGCAACCCTTGAAGTCCAAAGTCAAACAATGTCctcatatttttaaacattaagatTCTTGAAAAGATAACCTTTTTCAGATGTTTCCTTTTCATACGCTTCCATCTCTTGAGCCTCCGTCAACTCCAGAGAGATTTtggaaaggaaaataaaatctttgtttaATCATATGAGTGCTTATATTGAAGGCTTTTAAGAAGGCAGATGCAGGCAAAGTTTGCTTAAGTTATCATGTATGAACCACAGACTTATTCCAACTGTCCTTTTCTGACCACATAATTAAAAACAGCTATGGCCTTGCCCACATCTGAGGATGTAGTGCTGTACAGCCccacctgctgcctctgctCCAGTTGAGGGAAACCCCATCCTCCCTCGATGGGGACTGGGACTGGAGCATCGGTGTGGTTCCCAGACACAGGAAGCAGCAGCTGTCTGTCTGATCTCTGGCTATCAGACTGGGACTCTGAGCAGGAAGGGGACTCCCCAGAAAGTGGGTGAGCCGTGTCTGTAAAGAGTGTTTGccaactgttttttgtttggaagACTAGGAGGTTCAAAACAGTTCACACAGACAAATCTGTTGGAATAATCATTCATTGTTGGTGGTGGATTTACAAGATTAAATGCTGAGATTAAATGATTTGTACAAACTAGCTGTTTTTTGCTGGACTTTCACAGTTACATGCACCCAAGCTCCCTATTTATTCTTCAACGAGCACAATGTTTTGTCATCCACTTTTCTATAACACCAGGAATATTGCAGAAGGCTCGTGTCATGTACAAGGTGACAGAAGCACAATTTTTCCTCCATGAGCACCAAACTGGTCCTTCGTCACAGCCTGCATGGAGCGAGAGACAAATGTGGTGAGAGGCAAGGCATCATCCATCTTGGTTATCTCCTCCTCAGAGGCTGCTGGTCAGAACACGTCAGCCCGACCATCCTGTAAATCACACTGCCTGTGAAAACACAGCTGAGTCTTCGCAATAAATGAAAGGGCAAAGGTGCTTGCCGTCCACACTGCAGACTCAGAAAACAAGAGCTGTAAT is drawn from Xiphias gladius isolate SHS-SW01 ecotype Sanya breed wild chromosome 4, ASM1685928v1, whole genome shotgun sequence and contains these coding sequences:
- the actr10 gene encoding actin-related protein 10, with amino-acid sequence MPLFDGLGSGGEKTAIVIDLGAAYTKCGFAGETGPRFIIPSEIRKPGRQQAIKVVQYNINTEELYVILKEFIHILYFRHLLVNPRDRRVVIIESILCPSHFRETLTKVFFKQFEVPSVLFAPSHLMAIMTLGISSALVMDCGHTETLVLPVYECTPILPAWEALPLGGKAIHKELDGLLVEQCTVDTDTTTGQSVPAVIGTIPEETVEDIKVRTCFVSDLQRGLNIQEAKFNLDGTAERPAPPPDVDYPLDGEKILHVKGSIRDSVMEILFEQDNEEKSVASLILDALVKCPIDTRKVLSENLVVIGGTAMLPGFLHRLLAEIRLLVEKPKYSDVLASKSFRIHAPPAKPNCTAWLGGAVFGALQDILGSRSVSRDYYNQTGRIPDWCCLSSPPPESLYEAGKTPPPLMKRAFSTEK